One window of the Sphaerochaeta associata genome contains the following:
- the fusA gene encoding elongation factor G: MASLQNLRNIGISAHIDSGKTTLSERILYYCNKIHEIHEVRGKDGVGATMDSMELERERGITIASAATNVTWKGTEINVIDTPGHVDFTIEVERSLRVLDGAVLVLCSVGGVQSQSITVDRQMKRYHVPRIAFINKCDRTGANPYRVKKQLVEKLGLNAVLMQIPIGLEERLEGVVDLVTMKALYFDAGANADQVREEEIPAHLLEEATAKREELLDGVSMCSDELMEAMLEDNVTVELLRKAIHDATIRLELCPVFMGSAYKNKGIQALLDAVVSYLPNPTEVVNRALDLDKNEEEVILKSDDDLPPVILAFKLEDGQYGQLTYIRVYQGKVKKGDELYNTRSKKKFRVGRLIRMHAAAMEDLTEAGCGEIAALFGIECASGDTFCDPKLNYSLSSMYVPNPVISLAIKPVDKKASDNMGKALNRFTKEDPTFRSYVDPESNQTIIQGMGELHLEVYVERMKREYKAEVEVGQPEVAYREAITARADFNYTHKKQTGGSGQYARVAGYFEPLPDPVEGEEYKDYEFVDEVKGGAIPTEYIPSCDKGFQLAVKKGSQVGFPVIGVKAVVNDGAWHPVDSSDQAFQTAALGAFREAFEKAKPVILEPIMKVEVVAPNEFQGGVFASINQRRGLIVSSTEDNAMCTVLAEVPLSEMFGYSTVLRSLTQGKGEFTMEIGKYGRVPSGVSEQLKKDYQEKRKRDQK, translated from the coding sequence ATGGCTAGTTTGCAAAACTTGAGGAACATCGGAATCAGTGCCCACATTGACTCGGGAAAGACGACTCTCTCCGAACGCATCCTCTACTACTGCAATAAGATCCACGAAATTCATGAAGTTCGTGGTAAGGATGGCGTTGGCGCCACCATGGATAGCATGGAGCTCGAGCGTGAACGGGGCATTACGATTGCCTCAGCTGCAACTAACGTCACTTGGAAAGGCACGGAGATCAACGTCATCGACACTCCGGGCCACGTCGACTTCACCATTGAAGTCGAGCGCTCGCTGCGCGTACTTGACGGTGCCGTATTGGTACTTTGCTCCGTAGGTGGTGTGCAGAGCCAGTCGATCACCGTCGACCGGCAGATGAAGCGCTACCATGTTCCCCGTATTGCTTTCATCAACAAGTGCGACCGAACCGGTGCCAATCCGTACCGCGTCAAGAAGCAGCTCGTTGAGAAGCTCGGCCTGAATGCTGTTTTGATGCAGATTCCCATCGGGCTTGAGGAACGTCTTGAAGGTGTCGTTGACTTGGTGACCATGAAGGCTCTCTACTTCGATGCCGGAGCAAACGCCGACCAGGTTCGCGAAGAAGAGATTCCCGCCCACCTCTTGGAAGAAGCTACTGCCAAGCGTGAAGAATTGCTTGACGGTGTTTCCATGTGCTCCGATGAGCTGATGGAAGCCATGCTTGAGGACAATGTAACTGTTGAACTTCTGCGCAAGGCGATTCACGATGCTACCATCCGTCTTGAGCTCTGCCCGGTATTCATGGGCTCGGCCTACAAGAACAAGGGCATCCAGGCATTGCTCGATGCAGTAGTCAGCTACCTGCCCAATCCTACCGAAGTTGTGAACAGGGCTCTCGATCTGGACAAGAACGAAGAAGAGGTCATCCTCAAGTCCGACGACGATCTTCCTCCTGTCATTCTTGCTTTCAAACTTGAAGACGGCCAGTACGGTCAGCTTACCTACATTCGTGTCTATCAGGGTAAGGTGAAGAAGGGCGATGAGCTCTACAACACCCGATCCAAGAAGAAGTTCCGTGTTGGTCGCTTGATCCGCATGCATGCTGCCGCCATGGAAGACTTGACTGAAGCCGGTTGCGGTGAAATTGCAGCCCTCTTTGGCATCGAGTGCGCCAGTGGTGACACGTTCTGCGATCCGAAACTCAACTACTCCCTCTCCTCCATGTACGTCCCCAATCCTGTTATCTCACTGGCCATCAAGCCGGTGGACAAGAAGGCTTCCGACAATATGGGTAAGGCTCTCAACCGCTTTACCAAGGAAGACCCGACGTTCCGCAGTTATGTAGACCCTGAGTCCAATCAGACGATCATCCAGGGTATGGGCGAGCTGCACCTTGAAGTCTATGTCGAGCGTATGAAGCGCGAGTACAAGGCCGAGGTCGAGGTCGGTCAACCCGAGGTTGCCTACCGCGAGGCCATCACAGCCCGTGCCGACTTCAACTACACCCACAAGAAGCAGACTGGTGGTTCCGGTCAGTACGCACGTGTCGCCGGATATTTCGAGCCGCTTCCGGATCCTGTCGAGGGCGAAGAGTACAAGGACTACGAGTTTGTGGACGAGGTCAAGGGTGGAGCCATTCCGACCGAGTATATTCCTTCCTGTGACAAGGGTTTCCAGCTCGCTGTCAAGAAGGGCAGCCAGGTCGGCTTCCCGGTCATCGGAGTCAAGGCTGTGGTCAACGATGGTGCCTGGCACCCGGTTGACTCCTCAGACCAAGCCTTCCAGACCGCTGCCTTGGGTGCTTTCCGCGAAGCCTTTGAGAAGGCGAAGCCTGTCATCCTTGAGCCGATCATGAAGGTCGAAGTTGTTGCCCCGAACGAGTTCCAGGGCGGTGTATTTGCTTCGATCAACCAGAGACGTGGTTTGATCGTCAGCTCCACCGAAGACAATGCCATGTGTACTGTTCTCGCTGAGGTTCCCCTCTCCGAGATGTTCGGCTACTCCACGGTGCTCCGCTCCCTGACACAGGGAAAGGGCGAGTTCACCATGGAAATCGGCAAGTACGGCCGCGTACCTTCCGGTGTTTCCGAGCAGCTGAAGAAGGATTACCAGGAAAAGCGCAAGCGAGATCAGAAGTAA
- a CDS encoding HIT family protein produces METIFTKILKGEIPSVKLHEDELCFAILDINPVNKGHLLLITNEPYPDLQSCPDEVLAHLIRLAKLADAKLREHLHCDATNLVVNNGRESGQEVPHFHLHVIPRWKGDHKNIQLSKETYTDGQMAEYGKQLEF; encoded by the coding sequence ATGGAAACGATTTTCACAAAGATTTTGAAAGGGGAAATACCCAGTGTTAAACTTCATGAGGACGAACTTTGCTTTGCCATCCTCGACATCAATCCAGTCAACAAAGGGCACCTGTTGCTGATCACCAACGAGCCCTATCCTGATCTGCAGTCATGCCCTGACGAAGTTCTCGCCCATCTGATAAGACTGGCAAAATTAGCTGATGCAAAGCTCAGGGAGCACCTGCACTGCGACGCCACCAACTTGGTTGTAAACAATGGCAGGGAGAGCGGACAGGAAGTACCTCACTTTCATCTGCACGTAATACCACGCTGGAAGGGCGATCATAAAAACATCCAGCTATCGAAAGAGACCTATACCGACGGCCAGATGGCCGAGTATGGAAAACAATTGGAGTTCTAG
- a CDS encoding HdeD family acid-resistance protein translates to MQDSFLKRHLMLSTLFGALLTILGIFLMFQQDSFIRIFISILGMFLAGSGLTSLFSLKRYNLGKRTKTATLIKALISLGLGLVAVIVPLAAADVSWKILLYVIAVELVFSAVISFLDALLLRKSDIAISGLLSEGVFSLIVAVLLFVFPEQIGSMLIKLFGVVLIATGLGMILWSYRIRKINRQFSTRTIEAEAVVVDEP, encoded by the coding sequence ATGCAGGATAGTTTTCTTAAACGCCACTTGATGCTTTCAACCCTCTTCGGGGCGTTGCTTACCATTCTGGGTATTTTCTTGATGTTCCAACAGGACTCATTCATCAGGATTTTCATCTCTATTCTTGGCATGTTCTTGGCTGGGTCGGGCTTGACCTCCCTGTTTTCACTGAAACGCTACAACCTGGGTAAGCGGACAAAGACCGCTACACTCATCAAGGCCCTGATCAGTCTGGGGCTGGGCTTGGTGGCTGTCATTGTTCCTTTGGCTGCTGCCGATGTGAGCTGGAAGATTCTCTTGTATGTCATCGCTGTTGAGCTGGTATTCTCTGCAGTCATCTCCTTCCTTGATGCTCTGCTCTTGAGAAAGAGCGACATTGCCATTTCAGGGCTGCTTTCCGAAGGTGTATTTTCCTTGATCGTGGCGGTTCTGTTGTTCGTATTCCCCGAGCAAATCGGCAGCATGCTGATAAAGCTCTTCGGGGTTGTGCTTATTGCTACAGGTCTTGGTATGATTCTCTGGTCGTACCGCATCCGCAAGATCAACCGACAGTTCAGCACCCGGACGATCGAGGCTGAAGCTGTCGTGGTGGACGAACCCTAA
- a CDS encoding YjjG family noncanonical pyrimidine nucleotidase → MYRYLFFDADGTLFDFEQAEYQAFALMAQEMGLPIEGEHFLQYKACNASCWKEFERGTLTLDSLKTKRFERFSAETNLPLDPVFASQSYQHHLAAQGILFDHSLPVLSTLVSRGYTLFIATNGIADVQWGRFKKSGITHFFQDIFISEELGCQKPDTRYFTAMLERSQLKEKKQHCLMIGDSPASDIQGAVDSGIDSLWYNPHNQALPSPLKATYTVHRLEEILNLLTKPV, encoded by the coding sequence ATGTACCGCTATCTTTTCTTTGACGCAGATGGAACCTTGTTCGACTTCGAACAGGCTGAGTACCAGGCTTTCGCCCTGATGGCACAAGAGATGGGCCTTCCCATCGAAGGCGAACACTTTTTGCAGTACAAAGCCTGCAATGCATCCTGCTGGAAGGAGTTTGAAAGGGGAACGCTGACACTGGATTCGCTGAAGACCAAGCGGTTTGAACGTTTCAGTGCAGAGACCAACCTCCCTTTGGATCCAGTTTTTGCTTCCCAAAGCTACCAACATCACCTTGCAGCACAGGGCATATTGTTCGACCACAGCCTGCCCGTACTCTCAACTCTCGTTTCACGGGGCTACACCCTCTTCATCGCAACCAACGGCATCGCCGATGTGCAGTGGGGCCGGTTCAAGAAAAGCGGCATCACACACTTCTTTCAGGATATTTTCATCAGCGAGGAGCTTGGCTGCCAGAAACCCGATACCCGGTACTTCACAGCAATGCTGGAACGCTCACAACTGAAGGAAAAGAAACAGCACTGCCTGATGATCGGAGACAGCCCGGCAAGCGACATACAAGGGGCGGTGGACAGCGGCATCGATTCACTGTGGTACAATCCCCACAACCAGGCACTACCTTCACCGCTGAAGGCAACATACACGGTGCATCGGCTTGAGGAGATACTGAACTTGCTTACAAAGCCTGTTTAA
- a CDS encoding FKBP-type peptidyl-prolyl cis-trans isomerase — protein sequence MKNYMAVRLAPYLLMLLLIGCSKEDVPQVAPPSVPAATQKPIIRETDLINDLIKPVDLDDRFSYTYGYMLYATLQQQGFGNLDASYFAKGALDSAKQKGFFSQEEMSQILYEVQTNMLQIAQQELEVLAEKNLKTAEDFLANNATREKVNSTESGLQYEVLAEGQGDMPTEESIVEVDYQIMLSNGRIIDSSYERSQSSTFQLKAIMVPGFIEGVKLMNVGSKYRFWIHPDLAYGKDGTQTIEPNTLLIVEVELKAIKQAL from the coding sequence GTGAAGAATTATATGGCCGTGCGCCTCGCACCCTATCTCTTGATGCTCCTGCTTATCGGTTGTTCCAAAGAGGATGTTCCCCAGGTTGCACCGCCGAGTGTACCCGCTGCAACTCAGAAACCGATCATACGAGAGACTGATCTCATCAATGACCTGATCAAGCCTGTCGATTTGGATGACCGCTTCAGCTACACCTACGGGTATATGCTCTATGCAACACTGCAACAGCAGGGCTTTGGCAATCTGGATGCTTCGTATTTCGCCAAGGGTGCCTTGGATTCAGCAAAGCAGAAAGGGTTCTTCTCCCAGGAGGAGATGAGCCAAATCCTGTATGAAGTGCAGACCAACATGCTTCAGATAGCCCAGCAGGAGCTTGAAGTCCTTGCCGAAAAGAATCTGAAAACCGCCGAGGATTTCCTTGCAAACAACGCCACTCGAGAGAAAGTCAATTCCACGGAGTCAGGTCTGCAATATGAGGTATTGGCTGAAGGGCAGGGTGATATGCCCACCGAGGAGAGCATTGTCGAAGTCGATTACCAGATCATGCTTTCCAATGGCAGGATAATCGACAGCAGCTATGAACGTTCTCAGAGTTCAACATTCCAGTTGAAGGCGATCATGGTACCGGGATTCATCGAAGGGGTGAAGCTCATGAACGTCGGCTCCAAATATCGTTTCTGGATTCATCCAGACCTTGCCTATGGGAAGGACGGGACGCAAACCATTGAACCCAACACCCTTTTGATTGTGGAAGTCGAACTTAAGGCGATTAAACAGGCTTTGTAA
- a CDS encoding FumA C-terminus/TtdB family hydratase beta subunit, producing the protein MRELQLPLSEGDIASLKAYDQVLLTGKLYVGRDQVHSLLFECIQRNEDLPFSLEGEAIYYMGPSPAPEGKVIGSCGPTTSARMDPFSPLLLDHGLKVMIGKGPRSQSVVDAIRRNKAVYLQAFGGCGALYASTVKSARIIAFEHLGPEALLLLEVEKFPAIVAIDSQQGSVFAY; encoded by the coding sequence ATGCGTGAACTGCAGCTTCCGCTCTCCGAGGGAGACATTGCCAGCCTGAAGGCATATGATCAGGTCCTTTTAACCGGAAAACTCTATGTGGGACGTGACCAGGTTCACAGTCTGCTCTTTGAATGCATTCAGCGCAATGAGGACCTCCCGTTTTCACTTGAAGGAGAGGCCATCTATTATATGGGTCCTTCGCCTGCTCCCGAAGGGAAGGTGATCGGTTCCTGCGGACCAACCACCAGCGCGAGAATGGACCCTTTCTCGCCACTGTTGCTTGATCATGGCTTGAAAGTCATGATCGGAAAAGGACCGCGCAGCCAGAGTGTGGTTGATGCCATCAGGCGAAACAAGGCTGTATACCTTCAGGCCTTCGGTGGATGTGGGGCACTTTATGCCTCTACGGTGAAGTCCGCCCGAATAATCGCATTCGAACACCTCGGGCCGGAAGCTCTTTTACTTCTGGAGGTTGAAAAATTCCCCGCCATCGTGGCCATTGATAGCCAACAGGGGAGTGTTTTCGCTTATTAG
- a CDS encoding fumarate hydratase yields MKLAERIRDALKHAVVELDEDVLAAIQTAFEREQFEAPKAVLQAILKNLALAKETGLPMCQDTGLLLVFADVGRSCPLSLREIEASIMEGCSMAVEQAYFRRSIVKEPVFDRINTQTNLPPVIWWNSVDGNGLQIRILLKGFGSENCSSVRMLNPTGGKEAVVEAVKQIVKTAGGKPCPPIFVGVGLGGTMDRAAYLSKRALLRDVRLSHSDPRYAKLEQDILAAIQSLGIGSGGLGGSITALHVAIEEESTHIAGLPLAVSINCWADRKAVVEWKEGEDA; encoded by the coding sequence ATGAAACTCGCTGAACGCATACGAGACGCTCTCAAGCATGCTGTGGTGGAACTGGATGAGGATGTGCTCGCTGCCATCCAAACGGCATTTGAGAGGGAACAGTTCGAGGCGCCCAAGGCTGTGCTGCAGGCAATTCTGAAAAACCTTGCGCTTGCAAAGGAAACCGGGTTGCCGATGTGTCAGGATACCGGGCTGTTGTTGGTCTTTGCAGATGTGGGGCGAAGCTGTCCCCTCTCTCTCAGAGAGATTGAAGCATCCATTATGGAAGGCTGCAGTATGGCGGTGGAGCAGGCGTATTTCCGTCGCTCGATTGTTAAGGAGCCGGTTTTCGACCGAATCAACACGCAAACCAATCTGCCGCCGGTCATCTGGTGGAACAGTGTCGACGGCAACGGTCTTCAGATCCGGATTCTCCTCAAGGGCTTCGGCAGTGAGAACTGCAGCTCGGTAAGGATGCTCAATCCCACCGGCGGCAAAGAAGCGGTAGTGGAGGCAGTCAAGCAGATAGTCAAGACGGCCGGAGGTAAACCCTGCCCGCCGATTTTTGTCGGAGTGGGGTTGGGAGGCACGATGGATAGGGCGGCATACCTGAGCAAACGCGCCCTGCTTCGTGACGTTCGTCTCTCTCACAGTGATCCGCGGTATGCTAAGTTGGAACAGGACATACTCGCCGCAATCCAGAGCCTGGGCATCGGCAGCGGCGGGCTCGGGGGATCCATCACGGCCTTGCATGTCGCCATTGAAGAGGAGAGCACCCACATAGCAGGTCTTCCTCTTGCCGTATCGATCAACTGTTGGGCCGACCGAAAGGCTGTCGTAGAATGGAAGGAGGGAGAGGATGCGTGA
- a CDS encoding antibiotic resistance protein VanZ: MSGRIPLQRIVRITGIVLTLLVVSLIMVFSFMPKETYPNISWIPFADKGDHMAAYAAFGFSFFLATLQIPGSGKQRKSRTKVHSTLHITSWAGRSIMYTLVTGLILGGVVELLQPRFGRTREWLDLAADFMGLVVGVAVVLLFLKLVGSYFTDRPWLYDPNWKDEMDETR; the protein is encoded by the coding sequence ATGAGTGGAAGGATTCCATTGCAAAGGATAGTCCGAATAACAGGTATTGTACTCACGCTTTTAGTGGTCAGCCTCATCATGGTGTTTTCCTTCATGCCCAAGGAGACCTATCCAAACATCTCTTGGATACCGTTTGCCGATAAGGGCGACCATATGGCGGCTTATGCAGCCTTTGGGTTCTCCTTCTTTTTGGCGACACTGCAGATACCAGGCTCAGGCAAGCAACGCAAGTCCCGGACAAAGGTTCACTCAACCTTGCATATCACCAGTTGGGCGGGGCGGTCGATCATGTACACCTTGGTGACAGGCCTGATTCTCGGCGGAGTGGTGGAGTTGCTGCAACCACGGTTTGGAAGGACACGTGAGTGGCTCGACCTGGCCGCCGATTTCATGGGTCTGGTGGTCGGTGTTGCGGTGGTCCTCCTGTTTCTCAAGCTGGTCGGATCCTATTTTACCGACCGCCCGTGGCTTTATGATCCGAATTGGAAGGATGAGATGGATGAAACTCGCTGA
- a CDS encoding TIGR01212 family radical SAM protein (This family includes YhcC from E. coli K-12, an uncharacterized radical SAM protein.), producing MELPYQSYARHLGSVYGSRVYRIGVDALFSCPNRHSDGTGGCAFCDGRGSSAVYHRTEEHALSRLGFTGDDVACASNVATKSLGERIGLIQSQIERGKAFVKRRYKAQRFSLYFQSYTNTYDSIENLKALFDAALTCGPFVEFIVSTRPDCLSEQVVELLASYTDQVEKVWVEIGLESANQCSLDLLGRNHDTECYIRAVEALHLRSIGVCTHVMLGLPYEGRDDYLATARLVNRVHSDAVKIHNLHVCTGTRLDAWHRQGEVCTASLKRHVSDCIFFLRHLEGSVVIERMMCETPSHRRVSPRSFPDKHQFLEQVTRSMQTHGWVQGDLV from the coding sequence ATGGAGCTCCCGTATCAAAGCTATGCACGACACCTTGGCAGTGTGTATGGAAGTCGTGTCTATCGAATTGGGGTTGATGCACTCTTTTCGTGTCCGAACCGCCATAGTGATGGAACAGGCGGCTGTGCCTTTTGCGATGGAAGAGGGAGCTCGGCTGTCTATCATCGCACCGAAGAACACGCCTTGAGCAGATTGGGTTTTACCGGCGATGACGTTGCCTGTGCGAGCAATGTTGCAACCAAATCGCTTGGAGAGCGGATCGGTCTCATTCAATCCCAGATCGAGCGGGGTAAGGCTTTTGTAAAGCGACGATATAAAGCCCAGCGATTCAGCCTTTACTTTCAGTCCTATACCAATACCTACGACAGCATCGAGAACCTAAAGGCGTTGTTCGATGCCGCTTTGACCTGCGGCCCATTCGTGGAGTTCATCGTCTCCACCCGTCCCGACTGTTTGTCCGAGCAGGTTGTTGAGCTGTTGGCATCGTACACCGACCAAGTGGAAAAGGTCTGGGTTGAGATTGGTCTGGAGAGTGCAAACCAGTGCAGTCTGGACCTTTTGGGGCGAAATCATGACACAGAATGTTATATTCGTGCAGTAGAAGCGTTACATTTGCGCAGTATCGGTGTTTGTACTCATGTGATGCTTGGACTCCCGTATGAAGGACGTGATGACTATCTTGCAACGGCAAGGTTGGTTAATCGGGTGCACAGTGATGCAGTGAAAATCCATAACCTGCATGTCTGTACGGGGACGCGCTTGGATGCTTGGCATCGGCAGGGAGAGGTGTGTACTGCTTCACTGAAACGTCATGTCAGTGATTGTATTTTCTTTCTCCGGCATCTGGAGGGCTCGGTTGTCATCGAGCGGATGATGTGCGAAACTCCTAGTCATAGACGTGTTTCTCCTCGGTCGTTTCCTGATAAGCACCAGTTTCTTGAACAGGTAACGCGTAGTATGCAAACACATGGCTGGGTACAAGGGGATTTGGTATGA
- a CDS encoding patatin-like phospholipase family protein, with protein MKRALLLVLLVLACIPLSASRPKVALVLSGGGARGLAHIAVLQALEEEGIPIDMVLGTSMGSLVGGLYSSGYSPKDILRLLDETDMVGLFSEPALDSVRVQDTAFSYMHDHVFSLGFSDSAFGDAPSLIGDQKILELLGYLFSKYPNTIDFDDLPIPFRCVSADAVTGERIVHESGSLVSAIRSSISIPLVFSPYPYEDDRLVVDGGVVDNLPIALARSLGADIVIASDVNAMQLQTYEQLESLSAMAMQTVILVTQEKAAVQHQLADLLIFPDLRDINALDFTNTDLIIERGRLAVQEKQDELSALARRLGETRTLSVLDSNRDGAYDLLSVPTILQIAIQDISLNKDHRMPHTSQFASFLGRKLNKQTAEELNLKLREIRKANGLASLSYEMALDGTLLISGRGFEKRNRNISLGLQSDAGFSNALPSSLAWYRADVFLDAYLNDFWNSELSLLLNATLGQKTSMQIALSYPFAFTSWGQVDVKLGLFYGSGSLSTKSTVVNAARTAPLDRAFHADLCLDLRFNEYGLASLVGSYHLVSLHDNQFPDAFLAFPELEASLLYNSLRSRFTPSGIRLDALLSIGYLGQMLSSMRFGWNQRFALSYLDSLGYDLHLSLIRRPFPLLDSYADLGIVEGIPGYSPLSLKRDALYAGLSWQHRLSEVLGYPTYCKVILRTGFFDSYDPYTAIPPADDSYFSTMVWDMGLGVVLGLVAPLGEVLLSFGASLGGFVTIAVGVY; from the coding sequence ATGAAGAGAGCACTGTTGTTGGTACTTTTGGTGCTTGCATGTATTCCTCTCAGCGCTTCCAGACCGAAAGTCGCCCTCGTCCTCAGCGGCGGTGGTGCACGCGGGCTTGCACACATAGCCGTGCTGCAGGCGCTTGAAGAAGAGGGGATCCCCATCGACATGGTGCTGGGAACCAGCATGGGTTCGCTTGTTGGGGGGCTGTACAGCAGCGGGTACTCTCCCAAGGATATCCTGAGGCTTCTCGATGAAACCGATATGGTTGGGCTGTTCTCCGAACCCGCACTTGATTCAGTTCGTGTTCAGGACACTGCGTTCTCCTATATGCATGACCATGTCTTCTCCCTTGGATTCAGTGACTCAGCCTTCGGTGACGCCCCCTCCCTGATCGGCGACCAGAAGATACTTGAGCTGCTGGGCTATCTTTTTTCCAAGTACCCCAACACCATCGATTTCGACGATTTGCCGATTCCATTCCGTTGTGTATCCGCCGATGCGGTGACCGGAGAGCGCATCGTACACGAGTCGGGTTCCCTTGTCAGTGCCATCCGAAGCAGTATTTCCATTCCCTTGGTGTTCTCCCCCTATCCGTATGAGGACGACCGATTGGTGGTTGACGGAGGAGTGGTGGACAACCTCCCCATCGCCCTGGCCCGCTCGTTGGGTGCCGATATCGTCATCGCCAGCGACGTGAACGCCATGCAGCTGCAAACCTACGAGCAGCTGGAGAGCCTATCGGCGATGGCGATGCAGACGGTTATCTTGGTCACCCAGGAGAAGGCTGCGGTGCAGCATCAACTGGCGGACCTACTGATCTTCCCCGACCTGAGAGACATCAATGCACTGGACTTCACCAACACCGACCTGATCATCGAGCGAGGCAGGCTGGCTGTGCAGGAGAAACAGGATGAGCTTTCAGCTTTGGCCCGGCGATTAGGGGAAACCCGTACCTTGTCTGTTTTGGACAGCAACCGCGATGGTGCGTATGATTTGCTCTCGGTCCCTACCATCCTGCAGATTGCCATCCAGGATATTTCACTCAATAAAGACCATCGTATGCCGCATACGAGTCAGTTTGCTTCCTTTTTGGGACGGAAGCTCAACAAGCAGACCGCCGAAGAGCTCAACCTGAAGCTTCGGGAAATCCGAAAGGCCAATGGGCTTGCAAGCCTCTCGTACGAAATGGCCCTTGATGGTACGCTGTTGATATCAGGTCGTGGTTTTGAGAAGCGCAATCGCAACATAAGTCTCGGCCTGCAAAGCGACGCAGGCTTTTCCAACGCCTTGCCCTCCTCGCTGGCTTGGTACAGAGCGGATGTGTTCCTTGACGCATATCTCAACGACTTTTGGAATAGCGAGCTTTCCTTATTGCTCAATGCAACCTTGGGCCAGAAGACCAGCATGCAGATAGCCCTGAGTTATCCGTTTGCGTTTACCAGCTGGGGGCAGGTCGATGTAAAACTCGGTCTGTTCTACGGCAGCGGTAGCTTGAGCACCAAGAGTACGGTGGTGAACGCGGCCAGAACAGCCCCTTTGGATCGGGCTTTCCACGCCGATCTTTGTCTGGACCTCCGTTTCAATGAATACGGCCTGGCTTCACTTGTCGGGTCCTACCACCTTGTCTCACTGCACGACAACCAGTTCCCCGATGCATTCCTCGCTTTTCCCGAATTGGAGGCAAGCTTGCTGTACAACAGCCTGCGAAGCCGTTTTACTCCCAGCGGAATCAGGTTGGATGCGCTTCTTTCCATCGGGTATTTAGGTCAAATGCTGAGCAGCATGCGCTTTGGATGGAACCAGAGGTTTGCCCTCTCCTACCTGGACAGCCTTGGGTATGACCTGCATCTCTCCCTGATCCGCAGGCCGTTCCCCCTGCTTGACAGTTACGCCGATCTGGGAATCGTCGAAGGAATTCCCGGGTACAGCCCCCTGTCACTCAAACGTGATGCACTCTATGCAGGACTGAGTTGGCAGCATCGCCTGAGCGAAGTTCTTGGATACCCCACCTATTGCAAGGTCATTTTGCGCACCGGCTTCTTTGACTCCTACGACCCTTATACAGCCATTCCTCCTGCCGATGACAGCTACTTCTCCACTATGGTCTGGGATATGGGATTGGGTGTTGTTCTGGGCCTGGTGGCACCCCTTGGGGAGGTTCTGCTCAGTTTCGGAGCCAGTCTGGGGGGTTTTGTTACCATCGCTGTCGGAGTGTATTGA
- the fmt gene encoding methionyl-tRNA formyltransferase, with protein MRILFAGTPEIAVPTLRALSEHFEIGAVLTNTDKPGARGKALVPSAVKREAIELGLDVLQFDRLGAEARMAVSETGCDTLVCFAYGRMFGPKFLSLFAGEKLNIHPSMLPVLRGPSPIQGAILNQLTESGISIQRIASEMDSGDLLACESFPLQGDETSESLSSYVSLKAADLAVRAISSLQTGNAVFVRQSGEATYTTLISAEMALVDFSLSAKEIHARIRALYPWPKARTLYNNQNLLLTGVYGTVHEAGEEKVEAGVPVGTVVRKQKGKGIAIATGDGLLWVTSLQLEKRKEMDWTSFLNGNQGFLGARLG; from the coding sequence GTGAGAATCCTCTTCGCAGGAACTCCAGAGATTGCAGTCCCCACCCTGAGGGCCTTGTCAGAGCACTTTGAGATCGGTGCAGTGTTAACCAATACCGACAAACCGGGTGCGAGGGGCAAGGCCCTTGTTCCGTCTGCAGTGAAGCGAGAGGCGATCGAGCTCGGCCTCGATGTCCTGCAGTTCGACCGTCTGGGTGCGGAAGCCCGGATGGCTGTTTCAGAGACCGGCTGCGATACGCTCGTCTGCTTTGCCTACGGACGAATGTTCGGACCAAAATTCCTCTCCCTTTTTGCCGGGGAGAAGTTGAATATTCATCCTTCGATGCTTCCCGTTCTGCGAGGGCCGAGTCCCATCCAGGGGGCTATTCTCAATCAACTGACAGAGAGCGGAATCAGCATCCAGCGTATTGCTTCCGAGATGGACTCGGGGGATTTGCTTGCGTGTGAATCTTTCCCGTTACAGGGCGATGAGACTTCGGAAAGCCTTTCCTCCTATGTCAGCCTGAAGGCTGCCGATCTGGCTGTCCGGGCCATATCTTCCTTACAGACGGGGAACGCAGTGTTTGTCCGTCAATCAGGGGAGGCTACTTATACTACCTTGATCAGTGCAGAAATGGCGCTTGTAGATTTCAGCCTAAGTGCGAAAGAGATCCATGCCCGGATTCGCGCCCTCTACCCGTGGCCGAAGGCACGTACGCTGTACAACAACCAGAATCTGTTGCTTACCGGCGTGTACGGCACGGTGCATGAGGCGGGAGAGGAGAAGGTGGAAGCCGGTGTTCCGGTAGGAACGGTGGTACGCAAGCAAAAAGGAAAGGGTATCGCCATTGCAACCGGCGACGGGCTGCTTTGGGTCACTTCGTTGCAGCTGGAGAAACGCAAGGAGATGGACTGGACTTCCTTTTTAAACGGCAACCAAGGTTTTCTTGGTGCAAGGCTTGGGTGA